A single genomic interval of Camelina sativa cultivar DH55 chromosome 11, Cs, whole genome shotgun sequence harbors:
- the LOC104727271 gene encoding adenylyl-sulfate kinase 4, chloroplastic-like, which produces MDVAAVARCMGRSCDVSPAFGDSDPFRRFLRLSLSERSTNSDPTTGRKCLKFRRKSHRRLSFIRPIMATDESISSRSSGCAGETQLINGKQKNIVWHDCPVTKSDRQDLIKQKGCVIWITGLSGSGKSSLACALSRALHNLGKLSYILDGDNVRYGLNSDLSFGAEDRAENVRRVGQVAKLFADAGIICIASLISPYRRERAACRALLPEGDFIEVFMDVPLHVCEARDPKGLYKRARAGKIKGFTGVDDPYEPPLDCEIVIQNNRDKGVSSSSSSLTEMAEIVVSYLDKNGYLKTP; this is translated from the exons ATGGATGTTGCGGCGGTGGCGAGATGCATGGGAAGAAGCTGCGATGTTTCTCCGGCGTTCGGTGATTCTGACCCGTTCCGGCGGTTTCTGAGATTATCGTTGTCTGAACGCTCCACGAATTCAGATCCCACCACCGGTCGTAAATGTTTGAAGTTTCGCAGGAAAAGTCACCGGAGACTGAGTTTCATCCGTCCGATCATGGCGACCGATGAATCGATTTCATCGCGTTCCTCTGGTTGCGCCG GTGAAACACAGCTGATCAACGGAAAGCAAAAGAACATCGTATGGCATGATTGTCCTGTTACTAAATCCGACAGGCAAGACTTGATTAAGCAAAAGGGTTGTGTTATTTGGATTACTGGCTTAAGTGGTTCAG ggAAAAGTAGTCTGGCATGTGCTCTTAGCCGAGCTTTGCACAATCTTGGAAAGCTTTCGTATATACTTGATGGTGACAATGTTCGATATGGTTTAAACAGCGATCTTAGTTTCGGAGCAGAAGATCGAGCTGAAAACGTTCGAAGAGTTGGTCAAGTTGCCAAACTGTTTGCAGATGCTGGAATCATCTGTATTGCAAGTTTGATATCTCCTTACCGGAGGGAACGAGCTGCGTGCCGTGCGTTGTTACCAGAAGGAGATTtcattgag GTATTCATGGATGTTCCACTCCATGTTTGTGAAGCTAGAGACCCAAAGGGATTATACAAACGTGCACGCGCCGGGAAAATCAAAG GTTTCACAGGAGTAGATGATCCATATGAACCGCCTTTGGACTGCGAG ATAGTGATACAAAACAACAGAGACAAaggtgtttcttcttcatcttcgtcactGACTGAAATGGCAGAGATTGTTGTGTCGTACTTGGACAAAAATGGATACCTCAAGACGCCTTAG
- the LOC104727268 gene encoding peptidyl-prolyl cis-trans isomerase CYP65-like: MGKKQHSKDRMYITKTEWATEWGGAKSKENRTPFKSLPFYCCALTFLPFEDPVCTSDGSVFEITTIVPYIRKFGKHPVTGAPLKGEDLIPLIFHKNSEGEYHCPVLNKVFTEFTHIVAVKTTGNVFCYEAIKELNIKTKNWKELITEEPFTRADLITIQNPNAVDSKVTVEFDHVKNGLKIDDEELKKMNSDPAYNINVSGDIKHMLADLGTEKAKEIALHGGGGNKARNERAAAIAAILESRSKIKEDSKAEEPKQTYSVVDAASASVYGRSADAAKAGSSDKTAARIAMHMAGDRAPVNTKLVKSRYSSGAASRSFTSTAFTPVTGNDFELIEVEKNPKKKGYVQFRTTDGDLNIELHCDIAPRACENFITLCERGYYNGVPFHRSIRNFMIQSGDPTGTGSGGESIWGKPFKDEPNSKLLHTGRGVVSMANSGPHTNGSQFFILYKSAVHLNYKHTVFGGVVGGLATLAAMENVPVDESDRPLEEIKIIEANVFVNPYTELEEEEKEKAEREKNEDKDIEKVGSWYSNPGSGTAEAGAGGGGVGKYLKAKSSTATKETSGAIDSDLSTIGVSKKRKTTASASSGFKDFSSW, translated from the exons aTGGGGAAGAAACAGCACAGCAAAGATCGAATGTACATAACAAAGACGGAGTGGGCAACAGAATGGGGAGGCGCTAAATCCAAAGAGAACCGTACTCCTTTCAAGAGTCTTCCTTTCTATTGCTGCGC GCTTACGTTTTTGCCATTCGAAGATCCTGTGTGTACTAGCGACGGGAGTGTTTTCGAGATAAC AACTATAGTGCCTTATATTAGGAAGTTTGGTAAACATCCAGTTACAGGAGCACCATTGAAAGGAGAAGATTTGATTCCTCTCATCTTTCACAAAAACTCTgaag GAGAGTACCATTGTCCTGTTCTAAACAAAGTCTTTACTGAATTTACACATATAGTTGCTGTGAAGACTACTGGAAACGTTTTCTGCTAcgag GCAATCAAAGaattaaatatcaaaaccaAGAATTGGAAGGAGCTTATAACAGAAGAACCATTCACAAGAGCCGACCTTATAACGATTCAG AATCCTAATGCAGTTGACAGTAAAGTCACAGTGGAGTTTGATCACGTTAAAAATGGCCTCAAGATTGATGATGAag agttgaagaagatgaactctGACCCAGCTTATAATATAAACGTGTCTGGAGATATCAAGCATATGCTTGCGGATCTTGGAACTGAAAAAGCTAAAGAGATTGCTTTACATGGTGGAGGTGGAAACAAGGCACGTAACGAGAGAGCCGCTGCTATTGCTGCGATTCTTGAGTCGAGATCAAAAATCAAAGAGGATTCTAAAGCAGAAGAACCGAAGCAGACCTACAGTGTTGTGGATGCTGCATCTGCTTCCGTTTATGGAAGAAGTGCTGATGCAGCTAAAGCTGGTTCTAGTGATAAAACAGCAGCAAGGATAGCTATGCATATGGCTGGAGATAGAGCACCTGTTAATACTAAACTG GTGAAGAGTCGTTACTCGTCGGGTGCTGCTTCTCGTTCTTTCACTTCCACTGCATTCACTCCTGTGACCGGAAACGATTTTGAACTAATTGAAGTCGAGAAAAACCCGAAAAAGAAAGGGTATGTTCAGTTTCGCACAACAGATGGCGATTTGAACATTGAGCTCCATTGCGATATAGCTCCTCGAGCATGTGAGAATTTCATCACTCTCTGTGAACGCGGTTACTACAACGGAGTTCCCTTTCACAGAAGCATCAG GAACTTCATGATTCAAAGTGGCGATCCTACTGGCACAGGATCAGGAGGTGAATCAATTTGGGGAAAGCCATTCAAAGACGAGCCAAACTCTAAGTTGCTTCACACAGGAAGAGGCGTAGTTAGTATGGCTAATAGTGGTCCTCACACAAATGGTTCtcagtttttcattttatacaaATCTGCAGTCCATTTAAACTACAAACACACAGTTTTTGGTGGAGTTGTTGGTGGTTTGGCAACACTAGCAGCAATGGAAAATGTGCCTGTAGATGAAAGCGACCGTCCTCTT GAAGAGATCAAGATAATCGAAGCAAATGTTTTCGTGAATCCATACACggagcttgaagaagaggaaaaagagaaagctgagagagagaagaacgaAGACAAAGACATT GAGAAGGTTGGATCGTGGTACAGCAACCCCGGATCAGGAACAGCAGAAGCTGGAGCCGGTGGTGGTGGCGTTGGGAAATACTTGAAAGCAAAGAGTAGTACAGCCACTAAAGAGACTAGTGGTGCCATAGACTCTGATCTTTCAACCATTGGTGTgtctaagaaaagaaaaactactGCGTCAGCCTCCTCAGGGTTTAAAGATTTCTCTAGCTGGTAA